Genomic segment of Methanolobus mangrovi:
TAATGAATCGGAAACTATCTGGTCTATGGAACTGTACAACTCCAATGGAACCATCAACATCAATGTTTCATACCAGTCATCAATACTAACATATACAGCCTCCAATTACACTTCTATCAACGTGACCGGTAATGAAATCAACAACGTTAATAAGGTATTCCATTTTGAAGATAATACAGAAGGAACTGATTATTCGATAAATATCTTCAATGGTAGCAACACTGTAGGATACTGCACCTTTTCAGGAAACCTGACATCAGGAGAAGAATTTGTATTTGCAAGGCATAGTGTTGTCAATCCTACAGTTACCATGTCATCCAGTGAGATGAGCGTTACCCGCAATCTGCCAATATCTTTGCCAGGGAGGAACATATGAAACTACGGAACCTGAGTAATGATGAGAACGCGGTGTCCATCACCATCGGATTCATACTTACCTTTTCAATCACAGTCCTCATGCTTGTGACAATACTCAGCTCATTCTATTCGCTCATGGACCAGGCAGAGCAAACGGTCATGCGTGATGAATTTGAGATACATGGAAATGATATTGCTGTACGTATTGCAAACATGGACACAATGGTCGGAAATGCAGCAAATTCAGGATCAGAGGTCGATGAAATAAGGTACGAACTGTCCCTTCCGGACAGGATTGCAGGAAAACCATATTCTGTAGAGTTTGACAACAGTAGCAAAGACATTGTATTCGTATCCGAAGAAAGAGACAACACGATAGTAAAAGTACCATATTATGCAGA
This window contains:
- a CDS encoding DUF7266 family protein; the encoded protein is MKLRNLSNDENAVSITIGFILTFSITVLMLVTILSSFYSLMDQAEQTVMRDEFEIHGNDIAVRIANMDTMVGNAANSGSEVDEIRYELSLPDRIAGKPYSVEFDNSSKDIVFVSEERDNTIVKVPYYAENTVVLSTTLYSQKGEFMMTYTPGTNAIEIS